DNA from Sinorhizobium numidicum:
GGTTCATGCCACGCGCCACGCCAAACCCAGTGCCTGCTGATAGGGCGAGCAACGCGAACATGGTCTTTGCTATTACCGGACGGAGGAATATCCAAAGCATTGCTTCAAAATAGAGTGCAACACAGCACAAGGTGATTAAGGTGATACGCATCCAATCTCCGACAACTGTTCCATCGGGAACTTGCCAGCACCATTATGTGTTCAGTTGCATTTAACGCCGCGTTACTGCCACGCATGTCGCTTGAGGGGTTCCAGATTGCGCCACCGCGAACCCGGTCGAGGTCGGATTCGCACCGGACTCAACGCCTGCCTGTCTAAGCACGAAATCGCGGGCCGCGCTGCAGTTGCTACCTGCCTTTCTGCCTTGAGCGTCGACATCGGCCCCCTCCCTTGTCTACTTCATGCAACAGTATCCTTCGAAGAAGCAGTGGGATGGTTATTGTTGGCCAACAAGGTGCGAGCAGCACACCGCTTACTGCTGGGGCGCAGGTTCGGTCTCCACACTACAAAGCGCGACGATCCTGAGGAGTATGTCGGGAGTCACCAGCGGACTTCCCGGAAAGTCACAGATGTATCCAAACGTCCATTCGGACTGTTCTGCTTGGAAAGGCTTTGTCGTCGAAGCACTTGGTCTGCTCGCAATGTATATACGACACCCTCTGCGACTCTACTACTCTACTTGCTGCCATGTGGCATAAATGTTGCGTTGGCCACGAGATACAACCGGAGTTTTCCGCCCTAATGGACGAGATCAGGATTCTATCTCCGACAGCGATCCTGTGGTATGGCTTTCCGGAGGCGTCGTTCGAAGAAGGCCTCCGTCGAGACCCGCACGTCATCGCTGTGGATGCCGGTTCAAGCGATCCGGGTCCCTACTACCTTGGAGCCCGGGTTCCATTCAATGACCGCAGCGCTGTGAAGCGCGACTTGCAGATTATTCTGGGGCCAGGAATCGCCCGCGGGATTCTCGTCATCATTGGTACAGCTGGCGGGGCGGGAGCAACGCTCATCTAAATTGGGCCGCCGACATTGTTCGAGAAATTGCGTCGGAAAACAAGCTCAGTTTTCGGTTCGCGACGATCAGTGCCGAACTCGACAAACGAGTCGTTGAGGTCGCCCTGAAGGAAGCTAGGATCTCCTCATGTGCCGGCTCTCCCAAGCTCACGAAACGTGACGTAAAGCAGAGCGAGCATATCGTCGCGCAGCTTGGGATCGAGCCAATCGTCCGTGCGCTGAAGCACGATTCCAATGTCGTTCTTGCGGGCCGCGCGTACCATCCTTCCGTCTTTGCTGCTTTCCCTGTGATGCACGGATTTGATCTCGGGCTTTCGTTGCATTTGGGGAAGATTCTGGAATGTGCAGCAATCGCCTGCACGCCTGGCAGCGCCAGTGATTGTATGCTTGGCACCCTTCGCCGAGACAGTTTCGAGTTGGAGCCGCTCAACCCGCTACGAAAATGCACGATCGCTTCCGTCGCGGCGCATTCACTTTACGAAAAGAGCGATCCATACCAATTGGCGGGCCCTGGAGGCATCCTTGATCTAACGGACACCCGCTTCGAACAACTCGACGAGCGCCGCGTTCGGGTAAGTGGAAGTAAGCATATCGAGACGCCTTATGCAGTCAAGCTCGAGGGTGCGAGGCGCGCGGGACACCGCTACGTATCTATCGCAGGCGTGCGTGATCCGGTTTTCATCGCCCAGGAGGCTGTAAGGGATCGCATTGCCGACAATTTCGTACAGATAAGTCCTGAGGATTACACACTGATATTTCGCGTGTATGGGCGCGATGGCGTCCTGGGCCCAGTGGAGCCGATCCGCGATGCGACGCCGCACGAGGTGGGAATCGTCGTCGAGGCTGTGGCTGACACGGCAAAGCTCCCTAAATCGATTTGCGGTTTCGCCCGCTCCACGATGCTTCATCTCGGATATCCTGGTAAAATATCGACAGCCGGTAACCTGGCTTTCCCTTATTCACCCTCAGACTTCGATGCGGGAGAGGTATTCGAGTTTAACATTTACCACTTGATGCAGGTCGACGACCCCCCGATCTTCTTTCCGATGATCATCGAGAACATCGGCCACCCCAAGGAGCAGCAAAGTGAGCGTCAGCCTCGTCGACATCGCAAACGTCGTGAGAAGCAAAAACTCCCGCCCCTTTGAAATGAAAAGCGGCATTTCGATGGAAGCGCTGCTCGCCAACGACATTGCGACACTTGTTCCCGGATCGGGGTCAGCAAGGACAGCGTATTTATGGGCGTACGCGCGGGACGATCGACCGTTCGGTGGCAGTGGCCTGCCGATGGTTGCCTATCGCTTTGAAGACAGTCGATCCGGTGATTGTGTTGCTCGGCATCTCGAAGGCTATCGCGGCATCCTGCATATCGACGGATACACTGCCTATAACCGTGTTGCCCGACCTGACCGCGGAAACACGACGGCGCTCTTTTGGCGGGGTGCTGGGCGCATAGTCGACGTCGGTTTTACGAGCTGCACGCAAACGACAGCTCAAAGGAGGTTGCAACGGCGACAATCGAAAAGATGGGCGCACTTTGGGAAAAGGTGCGCGGACAAAGCCCCGTTGCCGCCCGAGGAGTCCGCTGCCGTCATTGCCGATCTCTACAAACTCTGGCAGGACACGTCGTGCTCGTGGCGCGACAGCACTCTGAATGGCTCAAGAACCAAATCGTCACTGCAGATTTGGCGCTATTCCCGCACTTCGGGCATAGCTTGAGCCCACTCATGCCGCACGTCTTGGCGTGGCTTCTCGCGTGCCCCGGACCGCTAAAGGCTACGGATTTGAACAGCGCCGATAGCAGAGGTCTGTCAGAATTGGCATGATGTTCTTGCGCATGCGTTCGTCCGCCAATGCGTGGGTGGACTGCTGCACCCGACGGAGCCTTCGCCCACGACCGCTGCTTCTTAGTTGGCGCGAGTACTTGCGTCGGAACCCGCTGCCTTGGCGCGCGCGGCAAACAACACCTTCACTTGTAAAGCTTCGGATCTATGGAGAAAGAAATGGCCAATAACTCACATGCGGGCGGTCGTGATATGGTCCCGCCAAGCGGTAGCTTTGATACAGTCGGCTCGATCGCTACAAACGTTGCCGAAGGCTTTACCATGGTGGCCGTCGGCGATCTTATCGTTACGCGAGCACTGACCAAAGGGCAGGATCCTGATTTCGGCGCAGTATTGAAGATCCTCCGTGAAGCTGATGTTACGTTCGGAAATATGGAAACTTCTCTATTCGGCGTCTTGAGGTCAAGCGCTATCGAGCCTTCCACTTTCACCGTTGGTTGACGTCGTTCACGGAGCCTTGCTTCTCTTCGGGATCGGGCATTTGCCCCTCCCATTATGGGGTCAGTAGAATGAAGTTGAACAATCTAAAACGCGTCCTGGTCGGTGAAGCCGATCGGTACGAGTTCGATAGCGGACTCACTTCATCCATCGTCCCGTGAAGGACCTCTTTCCACCGGCGGTGGAATCTAGTCGTCTAAAATGGTCAGGCCTTCGCCGGTCCGGAGTCCTTTGACCACTGGAAGTCTGTACCATTACTCCACATGCGGTGCATGATCACAGCCAGTCGGCGTGCCAAGGCCACAATTGCCTTTTGATGGCCGCGACGTTTGGCAATATTCATCGCCCACGCCTTAAGCCAGGACCATTTTCTGACCACCGTCAGCATGACTTGAGCCGCTTCATAGAGCAGCGTTCGCATCATTATGTCACCACACAGGGAAATTCGGCCGACGCGATTGCTCTCACCAGATTGGTTCATCACTGGGGTCAGCCCTAACGCAGGGCCAACGGCTTTGGAATTTTTAAAGCGTCCAGGTATGTCGATCGTGCTGACAAAGCCCAAAGCGACAACGGGCCCAACGCCCGGAATGGTCATCAAGCGTCGGCAGGTCACATCATTGCGAACGATGGATAACACCTTGCGGTGCAGAACTTCGAAGCTCTCGCGAAGCTGCTGTCTGGCTGAGAGTAACGGTTCGATGATTTCTGCCAAATCGACCATACCCTCAAGAAGTTCTCTTATCCGCGCCACAAAGCCAATGCGTCCGATCAAGCCAACCTTGAGACCGAAATTACGCAGCAGTCCTCGGATATCATTCTCGATGTCCCTGATCTTATTCAATATCAGCTTGCGCGCTGTGAGCAGAGCGCGTCGCTGCTGGCTCGATATCGTCTTGACGTGCACAGGCCGAAACAGGTTAACCCGCATCATTTGCGCAATGCCACGTGCATCGTTGCGATCCGTTGTGTTCACGGTCGCCTTCAGGAAGGCCTTGGTGTGGCGGGTCTCAATGCAAACAACCGGCAAACCGGCATTTGAAAGGCCTTCGAAAAGCCACTGCGATAATGGTCCAGCTTCAAGACCGATACGCACAAGATGCCAGGCAGGATCATTCAGAACTTCGATGAGGTCATCCGGATGGCTGGAGACCTTTAGCTCTCGGCAAATCCCGCCCGCTTCATCGACGATGCACAGTGAAGTCTCTTTCACAGAGACGTCCATTCCGACATAATGCTTCATGCTGCGCTTCCTTTCAGATGCTTGTGGCTGTTGCGATACAGACCACGTTTTATCATCCCTCGAAGCGCAGCACCCCGGCTACAATCCCAAGTCACCCTGAAGATGAGGCGCCAAGCCGAATACCCCATCTAATATCTTCGATATCCGAACGTTTACCGGAAGCCCCCAAGCCGAGTACGGCGGAGCGTACCACGTCAGTTTGCCGGAGCTGGGGCCTGATCTCGAAGCGATGGGGTTCAATCTTCTTAGCTACGCGAACAACCATACGCTGGACTGGGGCGTGGAAGGGATGCGCGAGACCTGCCGAGCGCTCGATCAGAACGGCATCGTGTATGCAGGTGTAGGCGAAAACCTTTCCCAAGCAGGTGCAGCGCGCTTCCTCGAAACTGCTCGGGGCCGCGTGGCCCTGTTATCATTTGCTTCATCGTTCACGCCGCTGTCTCGGGCGTGCGATCCTGCTGGCGAAGCGCCGGGCAGACCAGGTCTCAATGGTCTTCGTCTGGCGCGAAACGTTGTGGTTTCGCCGGAAATGCTCGAAAACTTGCGGCAGATACGCGACGCGTTGCCAGATACGAAACCGGGCGGTCAATCGGCGCCCGACGCCGTGTCAGGAACGACTGAGGTCCAGGATGATCAGCATGCAGGCGGGGTCGTGGTCGCTGGCGTGGCATACAAATCCGGCGACAAGGTTGGTTATAGCTACGAAGCGGACGCCCGCGACGTCGCGGACATCCTTCGAAACGTTCGCCGGGGCAAGCAGTTTGCCGACTTCTGCGTCGTCACAAACCACGGTCACCAGCCGGGAAACTGGAGCCAAGACCCGCCTGACTACGAACAGTCGTTTGCACGTATGGTCATTGACGCCGGGGCTGATGCCTATGTCGTGCATGGACCTCATCAGTTGCGAGGTATCGAGATCTACAAGGGCCGGCCAATATTCTACAGCGTCGGGAACTTCATGATGGATGATCTTCGGACACCCGTAGGGGCTGATATGTTCGCCGCTCACGGTAAGGACCCGAGAAGCCATACGGATGCCGAGGTGACCGTTGCGGAGATGAGAAAGGGATTCACAAATCCGGTTTTCTATGAAAGCGTTATTACCGTCAGCAGATTTGAGCGGAATGAGCTTGCAGAGTTGCGACTCTATCCGATTGAACTTGGTCACACAAAGAGGTTTGCCAACCGGGGCGTTCCTCGGCTGGCCCCCGCGCCACAAGCCAGAGCCATTCTTGCGCGCCTTCAGAAACTCTCTGCGCCCTTTGGGACGGTGATCAGTATTGAAAACGATGTTGGGGTCATCAGTATGCAGACCACGGCGGCGCAGGAGGCGATCCGGACGTCCCGCTTGCCGGCTGAAGTGGAAGGGGATTGACACAGATAGCGTCAGCGGGCGGCAAAGATCAGCTGACGCTATGCTTTCCTCACCTGGCGTGCGAAATCCAGTGACCCTGTAAAGATCGCGCCACCGAGGCATGGACATCACCCCCACTTACATGTCACGCGGATCGAGGCTTTCCACGCCAACGAAATTGTACCGGTCAGAACCGCGAAGAGTGAAAAACACATCATCACGCCCGTTGAAACGGCTGGAGCCGTGCCAATCCCAGGAGGTACCAGTACGTGCCGAAGATAAACGCCGAAAGATTGCTTTCAGATCTCCGACACCTCGCCCAGTTCGGCGCCTACCGAACCGGTGTCCATCGCCCGACCTATTCGAAAGAGGACATGGACAGCCGGCGCTGGCTTGCGCAGCAGTACGAAGCGGTGGGGCTTAAGGCGCATATCGACGGGTCGGAAACGTGTTTGGTATGCCGCGGACAGAGCGGCGATCGCTGTTGATTGGCTCGCATGCAGAATCGCAGAACTATGCCGATTGGCTCGATGGGGCCCTCGGCGTGATCTACGGCCTCGAGATCGCCCGCAGCTTCGCAGAAGCGCCCGATTGCGCCAATCTCCCAATTGCCCCAGTTGCGTGGGCGGACGAAGAAGGGCACTACGTTTCGATGCTCGGAAGCCGATCGTTCTTCGGTGAACTCGACGAGGCGGAGATCGTGGTTTGGACCACGGGTCGCATCACATTAGAACCCGGCGCTCCAAACATAATCCCAGGTAAGGCTGTGATGCTGTTCCAGTTCCAGAGTTCTGAGCTTCCCGTACTCGAAGGCCTTGATGCTTTGCTAGTCTAAGCCTGACGTTGCTTTGGTCGCTTCTCACAATGCAATAATCCCGAGGCTTATTGCTTTAATCGCGGCGACGGTTCTGCTCGACGTATCTAATTTTCGCATTACGTTCTTAATATGGAAGTTAACAGTATTTTCTGAAATTCTCATAATAACACCTATGTCCCAAGAAGATTTACCTCTTGCTACCCACAAAATACACTCTTTCTCTCGTACAGAGAGGTCAGGAACGACTTTAATTAGTTTCGAATTCGTGGCGTCCGCAACTGTCAGATGGAAGTGTATCGCGGCATGTTGTAAATAGGTGATTGTTCTATTTTGGAGTTCATTGTTGCAACGCTGAGCAAAGCTCAGGATTGCGAAGCTGCCATAGGGGCCGCGCAATGGGACAGTAATGCCTGACCTTAGGCCAAACGTTGCAGCCTCGTCGAGGATGCGCCTTTCGTGTGCAGTCGTCCTTGCGTCACTGTACACCTCCCTCCATCGAATGGGGCCGGCCCGCAGCCGACTCTCCCTGAATGTCGGGGCTATCCTGTCATAACCCCGTCTGAGACATTGCTCCTGCCATTCATCAGGATAATTCAGCATCTGCTCTGCGGCGCATCGGATGGGATTCAAAACCTTGCGGTCGGCTGTAAGAGGACCATAGGCTATCCAAATGCAGCCAAAACCGAGCGCAAAATCCGACAAAAGGTCGAACAACTGTTTGGGCTGAGAGATACCATCTGTGCGGTCGAGAAACCGACTGAACTCGACCGCACCCCTGTCCCTGTCCGCATTTGGGAAATGCATCGAAGGTCCCGAGGAAATCTGATCGGAAGCTCCGATGGCAGGACTATTGCGCGCCATATTGTCACTGTGCACCACGCCGCTGCCCGTGAGACACTGCAGCTCTGGGCGCATTCGGCGGTCGGTATCGCCGCAGCCCCCACCGCACGATGCGGAGCTGACATCTTGTTTTACTCGTGCGTCCCATTGAGTGATGCATATCATCGGCCGCTCCAGTCACGTAGCCAATGTGGATCCTTCAAGAGGCGTGCCAACTTTGCAGAAAGGAGCCTAAACAAGATCTTCCTATTGCCTATCAGTTACTTAATGAGGGTGCAGCTGCGAATCAGGCAGGTGCCGCTATGTCGTGCGCTCGACAAAGCTGACAATAGTGTCGTGCTGCGGGGTTCGGAGGCTATGACTGCCCGGGGACATTCCTGGGTGCGGCAATACGCGGTCTCATCCTGATCGTCGCGCTATACTATGCCAATACGCACCGCCAAATCCCGCGTCGATGAAGCGGTTCCGCAACCAAAGCGGGAGCCGCAGCCTGTTTGCCTCGTCCCACATGGTCATTCGCTTCGGCCAAACTTACCAATCGATTAG
Protein-coding regions in this window:
- a CDS encoding IS110 family transposase; protein product: MKHYVGMDVSVKETSLCIVDEAGGICRELKVSSHPDDLIEVLNDPAWHLVRIGLEAGPLSQWLFEGLSNAGLPVVCIETRHTKAFLKATVNTTDRNDARGIAQMMRVNLFRPVHVKTISSQQRRALLTARKLILNKIRDIENDIRGLLRNFGLKVGLIGRIGFVARIRELLEGMVDLAEIIEPLLSARQQLRESFEVLHRKVLSIVRNDVTCRRLMTIPGVGPVVALGFVSTIDIPGRFKNSKAVGPALGLTPVMNQSGESNRVGRISLCGDIMMRTLLYEAAQVMLTVVRKWSWLKAWAMNIAKRRGHQKAIVALARRLAVIMHRMWSNGTDFQWSKDSGPAKA
- a CDS encoding helix-turn-helix transcriptional regulator; translated protein: MICITQWDARVKQDVSSASCGGGCGDTDRRMRPELQCLTGSGVVHSDNMARNSPAIGASDQISSGPSMHFPNADRDRGAVEFSRFLDRTDGISQPKQLFDLLSDFALGFGCIWIAYGPLTADRKVLNPIRCAAEQMLNYPDEWQEQCLRRGYDRIAPTFRESRLRAGPIRWREVYSDARTTAHERRILDEAATFGLRSGITVPLRGPYGSFAILSFAQRCNNELQNRTITYLQHAAIHFHLTVADATNSKLIKVVPDLSVREKECILWVARGKSSWDIGVIMRISENTVNFHIKNVMRKLDTSSRTVAAIKAISLGIIAL